In the Methanosphaera stadtmanae DSM 3091 genome, AGCTATAATCATTGCAACAATACCACTAGTTGTACGATTTACTGGTAATATTTTTTCTCCACCTAAATGTTTAATACCTAACTTTTGAACTTTCTGTTCATAAACAGCAGGTCCTGCATATGTTTCAAGTAATGATATGTCTTCTGGTGTTATATCAAAACCACCAGCAAGACCAGTTAAATCTATTAAACTATCAATACCATCAGTTTCAATCTTATCTTTAATTATTTTAAGTCCTTTTTCTCTTCTTTTTACTTCATTTAATGTTATTGACATGATTTCACTTCATCTAAAATTAATACTAAAACAAAATAATTAGTATATATTATAATGTGTAATAGATACTATAAAAATTGTAATAAAAAAAAAGTGTTTATAAAAATCATAGCCCCAAGATCTTTACAAAAATCATAGTAAAAATTTTAAAGAGATAGGATTTCTACAAAGCCATGTTTTATAAATACTACAGAAAAAAAGATATGATAAATGTAGAAAAATACTTAATCTACATTTACTGTAAATACATCACTAAATAATTCAATAATAAGTTCAAGTTGTTCATCAGTAAAGCTTATGATTGTAACATCATCATTTTCCTTAACAAAATATTCAGCATTTACAATAGATCCATCATCATTCATATAAATATATATTCCATCATTTATACCATTTTCAGAACCATCTAATGTTATTACAAATTTTATTAACATATCTACTGATTTAACATTTTCAAAACCATAATCTGGATTTGTTCTTTTATCTTGAAGAGCATTATTTAGCTCAACCATTCTTCTTCCTAATCTATCAACGTTACTTTCCATATAATTCCCCTTTTTTTTAATACTCGAAAAACAACTATTTATTAGTTTCTTTCTTATACTACTTATTTATTATGATATATTCATATATTATGTTTAATATACTTTAATACTATATTCTAATTAATAAGTATATTATAAAAATCTATTGAAAATTATTATAATAAAATATAATATGCTCTAAGACTAAGGAGGTAGATACTTGACTGATAAAAAATCCAAACTAGCCTCAGGTAGTATTATTATTCTACTTGGTTCCATAATTCTCAGATTAGGCGGATTTATTTATAGATTTATTTTAAGTAGACTTTTAACTACAACAGGATATGGTATAGTAGGATTAACATTACCATTTCAAAATATTTTTATTATAGGAGCATCAGGAGGAGTACCTCCAGCAATAGCAAAATATGTGTCAGAATATAAGGCAGTTGATGATAAGAAGATGGTTCATCAAATCATTATAACTGGTTTGAAATTAATGATATTCATGGCACTACTAGCAGCAGTTATAATGTTTTTAATATCAGAACCTATAGCAATAGGAATATGGCACAAACCCGAAGCATTACTGCCATTACGATTAGTTGCACTAATAATACCATTTAGTATAATTGTAGGAGCACTAAGAGGAGTTTTCCAAGGATTTTATCAAATGACTTACATATTCTATAGTAAGTTTATTGAACAAATATTCACATTGATTTTTGCCATAATACTAGTACTTATTGGATGGTATGCAGCAGGAGCAGTTCTTGGTACTGCAATAGGATTTTTAATGGCACTACTTGGATCATATTATCTTTTTAAAACTGATATGAAGAAAAACTATTTAAATGGAAACTATGAACCAATAACATTTAAGGAAGAACTTGGATTAATTCTTAAAATATTTAAATTCTCAATACCAGTTGTAATATCAGGTGTTGCAGAAATATTTTTATATGATACTGGAACATTCTTCATTGGTATGTTTTTACCAACATTATTTGCAGGTTTCTATACAAATGCAAGTGCAATTGCAAGAATACCACTTATAATATCAAATTCCATATCCACATCAGTACTTCCAGCAACTAGTGAAGCAAGTAGTCTAAAGAATAGGGAATTACTTAAATTATATATTCATCAATCATACAGATACACAACACTAACAACACTACCAGTATCAGCATTCATAATGGTATTTGCAGCACCAATTATGTCAATACTATTTGGTAAAGAATATGTTCCTGGAGCTAGTGCTCTATGGATACTTGTTACTGGAATGTTTTTCTTCTCAATATATCTTATAGGAAGTAGTATGTGTCAAGGTCTTGGAAAACCACAAAAACCAATGTATGCACTGATAATAGGAGCTATAGTGAATATGGTACTTAGCTTTATTTTAATACCACGTTATGGTATAGCTGGTGCAGCATTTGCAACAACAATATCAACATGTCTTCTTATGATAATAACAATGTATGATTTAACAAAGATTACTTCAATTCATGCACCATACTTAGACATGATAAAGATGTTTATTGCATCGTTTGTCATGATTGGTATGATGTATGTTGTACCACAAAATATTCTTGGTATGATAATTGGTGGAATAATTGGAAGTATATTGTACTTGGCCATAGTGGTCTTTACTAAGGCAATAAAAAGGGATGATGTTGTATTTATTGAACATATTGCAAATAAAACAGGTCCACTTAAAAAATACCTAGATCCAGTAGTTAGATTTATCTACAACTACACAGACTAAAATAAGTATCACCACCCTTTTTCTATTTTTTTAATGATAAAAATCTATTTCATTGTATAATAAATTAATTTAAAAATTGAATCTGAATCTGAAAAATACAAGGAAAATAAGAATTATAATTAAACAGTATATAAAAATGATTATAAAAAACTAATTAAACATTATAAAAAAAAGATTATAAAAAAATAAAAGGATGAGAATCTAGATTTTAATTTTAATATCTAGAGCACTACATCCATCTTCATATACAAACACTGGGTTTATATCTAACTCTAAAATTTCTGGGAAGTCAAGAGTTAATTTTGTTACACGTTTTACAGTGTCTTTAACAGCTTCAATATCACTTGGATTTTCTCCACGATATCCTTTAAGTAATTTACTTATTTTTGTACTGTCAATTTGATCATCAATTACTTCATCACTAATTCCAGAACCTAATTTGAAACATACATCATTAATAAGATTTACATAGATTCCACCCATACCAAATCCTATTATTGGACCAAATTGTGCATCACGAAGCATACCAATTAAGATTTCATGTCCTTTAGGCATCATTTTTTGTACTTCAACACCATCAGGTACTACATCAGGATGTGCTTCTTTTGCACTTGCCATGATTTGTTCAAATGTATCTTCAGCTTCTTGTTTAGAGTTAATATTTACTACTACTCCACCAATATCTGTTTTGTGTAAGATTTTATCTGAAGCTATTTTAAGTACTACAGGGTATTGCATTTCCTCTGCTGCTTGTCCTGCTTCTTCTTTTGTTGTTGCAAGTATTATTGGTGCTGCAGAGATTCCATATGCTTTTGCAACTTGGTATGCTTCACTACCAAGAAGTGCATCTCTACCTTTTTGTTTAGCTTCTTCAATGATTCTTGCAGCTTCTTCTTTATCAGTATCTTGTACTTTATCAATACATGATTCTTGATCTTCTGATTGAATTGTATGATATCTTTCTAATGCTTTAAGTACATTTACTGCTGTTTCTGGGAATACACATACTGGAATATTATTTTCTCTTAGTAATATATTTTCTTCATTAAATGTAGGTCCACCCATATTTACAACAAGTATTGGTATGTCTGTTTTTCCTTTAGCTTCCACTATTGCATTTCCCACACCTTCTGAGTCATATGATGCTGTTGGACATGCCATAATAATAATACTATCTATATCATCTTCTTCTAATAAGATATCTAATGTTGCTTTATATCTATCTGCAGGAGCATCACCCAATACATCAATAGGGTTTTCTACACTTCCTTCATCTGGAATAACAGCTCTAAGTTCAGATTTTGTTTGATCAGTTAAATCTACTAATTCAAGACCAATGTCTTCTATTTTATCTGCTGTTAATACTCCTCCACCACCAGCATTTGTAATTACTGCTACTTTTTTACCTGTTGGTAATGATGATTTAGAGAATGCTAAACCATAATCAAATAAATCATTCATTGAACGTGCTCTCATTACACCACAGTTTTCAAATGCTGCATCAAATGCTGAATCATTACCTGCAAGTGCTCCTGTGTGTGAAGATACTGCTTTTGCTCCAGCTTGACTTGATCCTGCTTTAAGAATTACTACTGGTTTTATTTTTGTTACTCTTCTCATTACTTCAAGGAATCTTTCACCGTCACTAATTCCTTCTAAGTAACATAATATAACTTTTGTTTGATCATCAGTAGCTAAGTATTCTATTAAATCTATTTCTGATACATCTACTTTATTTCCTAAACTCACTACTTTACTGAAACCTATACCTTCTGAAACACTCCAATCAAGAATAGCCACAGTCATAGCTCCACTTTGGGATACAAATGCTATGTTTCCTTTTTTAGGTGAGAGTTGTGCAAATGATGCATTCATTGGTGTGTTTGTATCAAGACTTCCTAAACAGTTTGGACCTTGAATATTCATGTCGTATTTTTTAGCAATTTCTGCCATTTCATCTTCAAGTTTTGCTCCTTCTCCACCAACTTCTTTGAAACCTGCTGTTATAACAATAATATTTTTTATACCTTTTTGACCACATTCTTCTAATGTTTGGTTTATAAATCTTGCAGGTATTGATATTACTGCTAAATCAATGTTATCATCATCAATTTCACTTACTGTTTTATATGCAGGTAATCCTAATAATTTACCATCAGTTTTTGTATTTACTGGATAAATATTACCTCCATATCCACATTCTATGAGATTGGTAGTTATAATATAACCTACTTTTCCTTCTTGACTTGATGCGCCTATAACGGCTATAGATTTTGGATTAAATAACCCAGTGAGATCTTTCATAATAATTACTCCACTAGTTGTCTTATTTTTTTATATAAAAAAATTGAATATGAAATTTAGGTAAGTTTTAAAAAGTATACTTAATCCCTTTTTTCATTTCTTTTAAAAAAATATATTCTAAATGAATAATCATGATAAATTATTCTTTTTAAAGTATAATAGTATATCTATTTTTATAAGTATATATACTTACATCTTTTATATGAAGCCTTCATCATATATTAATATTATCATAGAATCATAGATAGGCTTATTCTACTACGTTCTATATCAACACTTAAAACTCTTACTTCAACAATATCCCCCACATTTACAATATCCATTGGATGTCTTACAAACTTATCTTCAATAAGTTCTGATATATGAACAAGACCATCTTGATGTACTCCAATATCAACAAATGCTCCAAAATCTACAACATTACGAACAACACCCTCTAAAATCATACCTTCTTCTAAATCCTCAATATCTATCACGTCACTACGTAGTTGTGGTGCATCTAATTTTTCACGAGGATCACGTCCTGGTTTTCTAAGTTCATCAATAATGTCCCTTAATGTCCATTCTCCAACATCTAACTCATTAGCCATTTTCTCAATATCATCAACTTCAATATTCACTCCACCATTTCTTACATCATCTAAGTCATAGCCATAGATTGAAAGAAGTGCAAGTGTAGTATCATATGATTCAGGATGAACACATGTTGTATCTAACACATTCTTTGGTGAGTATATTCTCATAAATCCAGCACATTGTTCAAATGTTTTAGCACCAATACCTGGTACTTTTAATAGTTGATTTCTATCAACAAATAAACCAT is a window encoding:
- a CDS encoding flippase, which translates into the protein MTDKKSKLASGSIIILLGSIILRLGGFIYRFILSRLLTTTGYGIVGLTLPFQNIFIIGASGGVPPAIAKYVSEYKAVDDKKMVHQIIITGLKLMIFMALLAAVIMFLISEPIAIGIWHKPEALLPLRLVALIIPFSIIVGALRGVFQGFYQMTYIFYSKFIEQIFTLIFAIILVLIGWYAAGAVLGTAIGFLMALLGSYYLFKTDMKKNYLNGNYEPITFKEELGLILKIFKFSIPVVISGVAEIFLYDTGTFFIGMFLPTLFAGFYTNASAIARIPLIISNSISTSVLPATSEASSLKNRELLKLYIHQSYRYTTLTTLPVSAFIMVFAAPIMSILFGKEYVPGASALWILVTGMFFFSIYLIGSSMCQGLGKPQKPMYALIIGAIVNMVLSFILIPRYGIAGAAFATTISTCLLMIITMYDLTKITSIHAPYLDMIKMFIASFVMIGMMYVVPQNILGMIIGGIIGSILYLAIVVFTKAIKRDDVVFIEHIANKTGPLKKYLDPVVRFIYNYTD
- the acs gene encoding acetate--CoA ligase alpha subunit; translation: MKDLTGLFNPKSIAVIGASSQEGKVGYIITTNLIECGYGGNIYPVNTKTDGKLLGLPAYKTVSEIDDDNIDLAVISIPARFINQTLEECGQKGIKNIIVITAGFKEVGGEGAKLEDEMAEIAKKYDMNIQGPNCLGSLDTNTPMNASFAQLSPKKGNIAFVSQSGAMTVAILDWSVSEGIGFSKVVSLGNKVDVSEIDLIEYLATDDQTKVILCYLEGISDGERFLEVMRRVTKIKPVVILKAGSSQAGAKAVSSHTGALAGNDSAFDAAFENCGVMRARSMNDLFDYGLAFSKSSLPTGKKVAVITNAGGGGVLTADKIEDIGLELVDLTDQTKSELRAVIPDEGSVENPIDVLGDAPADRYKATLDILLEEDDIDSIIIMACPTASYDSEGVGNAIVEAKGKTDIPILVVNMGGPTFNEENILLRENNIPVCVFPETAVNVLKALERYHTIQSEDQESCIDKVQDTDKEEAARIIEEAKQKGRDALLGSEAYQVAKAYGISAAPIILATTKEEAGQAAEEMQYPVVLKIASDKILHKTDIGGVVVNINSKQEAEDTFEQIMASAKEAHPDVVPDGVEVQKMMPKGHEILIGMLRDAQFGPIIGFGMGGIYVNLINDVCFKLGSGISDEVIDDQIDSTKISKLLKGYRGENPSDIEAVKDTVKRVTKLTLDFPEILELDINPVFVYEDGCSALDIKIKI